From the genome of Borreliella afzelii:
TGAAGTTAAAATTAGAAAAATCTACTACATCTGGATCCAATCTCGAAAAAGCTTTAAAAAAAAAGTTCACAGAACGTTGGTAAAAATTTTAAGTCTCTTGCAAATTCTGTTTATTCTATAAATTCTAAAGCTGGTGGCATGAAAAGCCTGCAACATTTGGTCAAATGCTTCGCCAGTTTTTTTGCTAAACTTCTAACATTTCCTAGGCCTTTGCCAACGTTTTTTAGAGTTTTGCCTCAGCTTTTTCTCCAATTTGTTTTGGCTGTAAAAATTTTAAAAGGAATTGATTCTACAATAAGTAGGATTTTTACGGGCGTCATGGATGCTCTTGAGGAATTTAATGAGTAAACCCGGCGTGTTTTCTAATACTTATCACTTATATAATTAGAAATGAATAACTTGGAAAATTATTGGCAGAATCTATGAGAACTTTTGGTAATGAAACTTTTTTTGCTAGAGATGCTATTACTAACGCCACCAAAACAATTCTATCCTATGGCACCACAACCACACACAAGTGAAGTTGAAAAGAGAATGAGAATGTTCGGAGAGGCTGCTAGAGGAAGTAGCGAGAGGTTTGAGAAATTGGTCGAAGTATATTCTCGTGTAGAATCTAACAATAGAGTAAATTTAGAAGATTTTTATGTGCTTCGTGATGCTGATGTTGATATTGCAGAGATTGTATCTGAGAAAGCCGGGTTTAGCTAGAGAGACATTATTAAAGCAGTGATCGATGGAAAAAATAGGGTTCGAGGCTCCAATAAGACCCTTTCTAGGGCCACTGGTGAAGGTGATAAATTTTACAGCAAAACTGTTAGAGAAACAAAAACTTTAGCTCAAGCTCAACAGCAACCTGCTAAAATGAGTTAAAGATTTTCTTAGACATAGGAAAAGCTTTAGAGCCAATGATGATTGGATTTGAAAAAGTAAAGCAATTTATGATAAAAGGAATTTTAGATCCATTAACAAAAGTCACCGCTGCGGTTATTTACACCTGATCAACAAACTTACAGAACTTGTGGCATATGTGTTTTTTGGAATCTTGTACAAGGTTTCAAAATGTTAATAAAAGTAATCTCGACCTCTTCTTTTAAAGTGATTGGGAAAATCATTTTTGTAGGCAAAAAATTAAGGGAACTCACAACATATGTTTCTGGTTATTTTTCAGAAAGTTTTAAAAGCGTATTTGACATCCAATCATTAAATTGATCTAAAAAGCCATAGATATGACAGTCAAATTGTACGAGGGTTTCAAAAAAGTTCCCGGATTTTTCCAAAAACCTGGAAAAAGAAGGATGTGATTTGATTTTTGGAAAAAATTTGATGAAAGTTGCTGGGGTAGCTATTGGTTAACCTGTAGGCCAAGCTATTGCAGGAATTATCATACAAATCAGAGAGTTCATCTGGGTAATATTAAAGGGTATGAAAAGGCTAGAATCAAAAAAATCTAATAAAAACGAGACAAAGATTTAGAAGAGTTTGAAAAACAAAGTGAAATTAAACTTTCTAGACTTAAAGAGAGTTTTGATGCAGAAATTGAAATGAGAAAAGAAAAATTGAGCGAATTAGATGATGAATATATTAAAGAAATAAAATTTCTTAAACAGGTTCAAAGTAAAAGACAAATATCTGGTGAAGAATTTCAAAAAAGATTAAGAGATATACAAACAGAATACAAAACAAAAAAAGATATAGAAACTACCCAACTTACTAAGACTGAAGAGTCTAAAAAACTAAAAGTAGAACGAAAAAGAAACTTTCCAAACTAGAAACCGAACGAATAAAAGCATAAGCCAAAGTTGATAATGTAAATACTCCTGATTCGTTTGGATATTTTAGTAGGGCTAGTGATTTGGAAAAGACACAGAAAATTTTAGACAAAATACTAAAGGAATTGCAGCGGTAAAATCAGCCGGCTCCATTGAAGAGATTAAACTTGCTCGTGGCGGTGCACGATTTGTTTCAAATAAACCGACATATATGCCAAACTCAGGTGTAATGTCTAGTGAGTTTGGGCAACCCAAATTAGTAAGAATAACCCCCTTCACCAATAGATAAAAATCTACGCAAACTTGAAGCTAAAATTATTGCAGAAGAAATTACCAAATTACAAAAAAGTCAAAGCAGTACAGTTGTAAATAATTTTTACTATAACTTTAATGAAGATGTAATTGATGCTGAAAAATTAGTTAGAATGCTAAAATCAAAAAAACATTTGATGGCGTTTAGAATGGCAGAGTAGAAAAATATGAAAATTTTTAAATTAATTGATATTCTGCATTTTTAGTATATAACTAATATAATTGACATACTATTTTTATTTATTTTCATATTGTTCTAATTTTTTAATTAGTTGTTCTTTATTTTTTTGATAAAAATCTTCAAGAAGATGGTTAGTAAACTTTGGATTCCTTTTATAAAAATCACATGCTTCTTGCGTTTCTAACCTAACCCTAAGCGGTTTTATCAAATTTGCTCTAGACTTAACTTTTTTGTCTTTCATTAAATTAAATAAAGTTTTATCAATTCCATTTTCTATGATATTAATTTCCTTAAGCTTTCCTTCAAAAATAAGTTTTGCTATTTTAATATACTTATAAGCCTGAGTTCTGGCTATTTTAAAATCAAAAATAAAATCTTCAAACCTTTTATATCCATCTAAAATATAAAGCTTCCCATTTCTAATTTTTAGTAAAATTTTCATTGTATTTATTTTATTTCTAATATCATCTTCGATTCTATTTTTAAGTTCATTTTTTAAAAGTTCATACTCTTTTTTGTCTCGTTCTTCAGTATTAATAGAAGTATCACTTCTTATAATCCTATCATTTATTATTATTTTTCTACTTTTTACCATTTTTTAAACCTCTTTCTAAAAAAAGTACAGTGACTGAACTTTTTTTAGAAAAACTAAACTTTTTCTAAAATTTTCAAGTATTCTTTGTAATAATTTTCGTTTTCTTTTGGCTCTACAGCATAATCTATCACCTTTTTCAAAGCTTCACTTTTATGGACTTCTCCAATAAACTTATTTAAGTATTTTTCTTTTAATACAGCCATAATTTCAGTTGAAGCAACTCTACCTATTTCAACTTTAGATGCAAAAATATGAATAATTTTGGTCTCTTTGCCTATAAAATTATTTTCTAATTCTTTTATCTGATTTATTAGCAATGGCAAATTTTCAACCGCCCATCTTTCAAGCGGAACCGGTATTACAACTTTATCTGCAATCACAAGAGCATTATCAAGCTCTGATGATAAGCTTGGAGGAGTGTCAATTATCACATAATCATAATCTTCTAAATAATTATACAGTGCATTCCTAAGCATAAGCTCTTTGAACTGATTTCCTTCTTTGCTAAATTTAGCAAGTTCTAGATAACT
Proteins encoded in this window:
- a CDS encoding ParA family protein; protein product: MDRKKLAKKPNIIAIASIKGGVGKSTSSIMFSAILNKTSKVLLIDLDPQNAVTSYFITQDHPRMELINIYNSYSLIKKEKTFKDVVINVSKNLDFIPSYLELAKFSKEGNQFKELMLRNALYNYLEDYDYVIIDTPPSLSSELDNALVIADKVVIPVPLERWAVENLPLLINQIKELENNFIGKETKIIHIFASKVEIGRVASTEIMAVLKEKYLNKFIGEVHKSEALKKVIDYAVEPKENENYYKEYLKILEKV
- a CDS encoding chromosome replication/partitioning protein, with product MVKSRKIIINDRIIRSDTSINTEERDKKEYELLKNELKNRIEDDIRNKINTMKILLKIRNGKLYILDGYKRFEDFIFDFKIARTQAYKYIKIAKLIFEGKLKEINIIENGIDKTLFNLMKDKKVKSRANLIKPLRVRLETQEACDFYKRNPKFTNHLLEDFYQKNKEQLIKKLEQYENK